The following DNA comes from Watersipora subatra chromosome 8, tzWatSuba1.1, whole genome shotgun sequence.
GTCTGTGTTAGACTTGTGTGTACATGAACTGTGTGAGACTTGTGTGTACATGGACTGTGTTAGAGTCGTGTGTACATGGTCTGTGTTAGACTTGTATGCGCAAGGACCATGTTAGACTTGTGTGTACATGGTCTGTGTTAGACTTGTGTGTACATGGTCTGTGTTAGAGTTGTGTGTACATGGTCTGTGTTAGAGTTGTGTGTACATGGACTGTGTTAGACTTGTGTGTACATGATTTGTGTTAGAGTTGTGTGTACATGGTCTGTGTTAGACTTGTGTGTTACCATGGTCTGTGTTAGAGTTGTGTGTACATGGACGGTGTTACACTTGTGTGTACATGGTCTGTGTTAGAGTTGTGTGTACATGGTCTGTGTTACACTTGTGTGTACATGGACTGTGTCAGACTTGTGTGTACATGATCTGTGTTAGACTTGTGTGTACATGGACTGTGTTAGACTTGTGTGTACATGGACTGTGTTACACTTGTGTGTACATGGACTGTGTTAGACTGGTGTGTACATGGTCTGTTTTAGATTAGATTCACCTATCCAAAATAATTTCTAAGGTCTTCCATTCAATGAAAAGTTGTAACAAATCTTAGTTCGTTTTCCTTCGTTAGATTACGGCTGCAAAAGTGTACCAATTGCATACAATGGCttgtataattgtataaaaGCTGTAATGCATTCTAGCCATTTTTGaaatagaattggtagttaatttattactgttttacttTTGTGACAAGCGACTTTCTATTCCTGTTGTGATGCCACCACAAACAGGGGTTAAAATGATCGTGACTGCACAACATCTCGACTGACGAGAGAAGAAAACCTGTTGAACTTATTTTAAAAATCGGTGGACACAGGAGACAAAGTAAATGttaaagatattttttaaaagttgtcaAGTTAGAAACCAGCAGAAAAAAGAATGACTCACCAATGACAGATGTAGGGTGCCACCACTTGTCCCATATGTCACAAGAAGTGTCATATACCCATAGCGTCGACTCGGTATCCTTATCATAAGAAACCTCTCTGTCAATGGTAAAGCCACCAGTCATAACCAAATATCTATCTGAAAAGGCGAACAGGTAGTGGGAAGCCAGTGGTTCCTGTGAACATAAAACAGAATAATTATGTTGTATAAAATGTTCTCAAAAGGGAATTCATGCTCTACCAACATCAATGTTATCCAACTAACCTgaacaaatatgtttataaagTACTTCAGACtggttttttttttcaaagaaaaaaacagGAAACAAAAAAACTAGCAAATAACACATTCATAAAAAAGAAATTCACGTGGAAGTAAACAATTAGAGAACATTTCCTCTAGTCAATAAGTTCACTGAAAGAAGTGAATTTCTACATATTAATTAACCTTGCCAGCGTATGATTAATGCAAGTTGTATATTCAATAGTTCGCAGATAGTTAGACCTAAATTGTAATGACCTGGTGAAGTGGGTCAGACAAAGGCAGTTTTATTGGCAAGTTAAACTAGTACATATTGTAGTTCATAATATCGACATCACTGGAATAGAACATAATTAGAAATCATAGCTATCTTACACATAAATAAGAAATGTAACGAGTTGGCTATCAAAAACTAACAATGCTGACCACAATAGGCTCTTTTAGCAAAGTGAAGACAACTTCAAGCCTTTTACTTATTGAAACTCTGCATACATAAGAACAAAGGCTAGGGTGGAACACAGCCATCATATGCAAGTACTAAAAAAATagtattttacaaatttctcgggcagtctagtgtactgtgaaTAATAGTCAGGTGTGCTACGACAGCACAGCCAATAACTATCTTCAATTATTCTGAAAAGCTAGATAGTGATCTATTGGTGCAGGGGTTCAACTGTTAGACTATAAAACTAAAACTTCCCAGTTCAAATCCCATATGATGCAATCCTTTTTCCCTATAACCTTTTTTCTTTTAACCCGTAAGCGTGGCTTCCGTCAGATGAATGggcacgactcttattatagtaaagattatcaaTATGTAGATGAATGAACCTGCGTCTCCAAAAGACTCACCAGGGCGTATTGGCGTTGGCTCCAGATAAAGCTGTTGAGATCCAGAATGTAGAAGCCTCTACCAATATCGTCATTAGGGGTATAACCAGGCAGCACATATATAGAGTTGAATGAGGACCGATACGCTGCAGCGTGTCCCACTAATCCTATGAATAAACCAGATGCTCTTGTATTTACTACACATATCGCAAAAAACCGGTAGAAATCACTGTGTGACTCTCGTGTTTCCTTGAAATGTATtcagtttatatatttgtgctATTTCTAGTTGATTAGCTGGCATGATGACGTAACAgcttttttactattttcatatttttattgttttctagCATCTTGGAAGCGCAGTGTGCTGTAAGAAATTGTCAGGTGTTTCCATAAACGCGGAAAACAACTTAGGGCTCAATTATTCGCAAACACCCCAAGGGGATTGATTGGTGCGAGTGTTTAGGCAGTGGGATGCTAAAACAAAAAGTCATGAGTTTGAATCCTATACGAAATAATCTTTTTGTAACCTCAAACCTTGGCTGCGGACAGACACAGGCTTTATTaaagactagctgtactaccagGCATTacttgagtaataaaaaaaattcttggACAGAACATTTATTTGtctttaacataaaacaacatttgccattctaactttcaaactacatattatgagaaaagtgttttgtgtagttgaaataaattaagagagaaaataaaaacaactgtaaagggtttcaaactttgtcaaacaacagtaactttcaaacttcatatcatgaggaaagtgttttgtgccatcaaataaataaaaaaaacaataaaacaattataaaagggtttaaatgtaaaagtgaaataattagcaagtaatagctaaattaagtctgttttgctacgattacaatgaaaaattatttggtatacaattatatgattttagttcgcttcagtgttggcatgcgaaaattggcatgccaaCATTGAATCAAAAATATGTTGACATGTGAAAATAttgtaggctatagacgtacatagagtggtaggccctatagaaacccatagtaactatctaatgcaatcacctcctggtaaaaatcatcaaaaacatcttcattaaaaaatactaccaaaatactatgttaaccttagtaactataggtacctacaatgactttagtgcatttagtggttatgatctgcaagataataataacattacaacgtactacgtggagagtttgcgtcttcgagacagacgtgtgaCATAAACGCTGAAGCAAACTTGAACGAATTTAGCTTAGTAAACACATACATAAAGAAAGTtaaaatgtattttagtaaacttcaaacttataactaaaattttttaactaaaattatttatttgttcGCGAATTCGTTTTTATCATAACAGATAACGATGAACTTGGCGAGTAACATATATCTCTTAAtcacgtatataatcagtacacaaatcgccaaattttaatttcgagagaagttattgttgatatcgtgtggCTGAAAAAATTTACCagaatgaaaaaataatgaaaaagcaTTGTTTCCTAGAGTTAGGCAaagaatattttttaacaggggcatcgtaacacaTGGACGCAATGCTCAAATATTATGTCATTAAGCGTGTACATACGGTATACACATACGTGTGCATATGGGATATAAGAGCTTGGATTAATGAAGTTTGTATAGCTCAGTAGTTGAGCGCTTGGATTTGAAGCTTGTGGTTGCAGTCTTTGTGTGTTCATAACACGAGTGTGAAATTTTAAATCCaaaattttaatggctatagctggacataccgaaggacagacaACAGACAGAAGAAAAACTTTGAgaggtatatatatagaatgatatagtttatagtacagATCCTGGTATGATGGCTAATTATGGTTAAtgaaataaaactgtttatgaTAATTGTGTAGGTTGTATCTTTCTCTAGAAAAACTTGACTAAATTATCCAATCGATATATGGTGTTATTTGATTAGTTGAACCTGCATCCTGTATACATGGCTACATATGAACACTACAGACTCCTCAAACTCATGGCTTGCTATAAAAACTAAGGATCAACTCAACATAGAGCTCTGACCAGAAGAATCTCACTCTTACCACCTCTTTTCACATTTTTTCAGTTAATAAGTGGAATTCGGAGTGAATTGAGATTTGGTGAAAAATATTCTGATCCTTAGGAGAAATGGCCATCTATAGAGTAAACCAAATGTTACCTTTATAATAGCCAAGTGCTTGACTTGAAccaaataaaactaaaaaatgccCAAAACCATTGCGTCCATCGATATTTACCAGGTGGTTTAGCGCCATGGGTCGCTACATGAGACCATTTGCTGTTGTTGTAAACATAAAGGACAGGAGACCAGATGAGTTCTTCAGTCATGCCTCCTATTAGCACTACGGATTGCTGAGCATGACTTGCAACTTGCACAGCTGTCAGTGTGTGGCCAGTTAACGGTGGAACTAACTACAAGGAACAACCACACCTAAGTTTTACTTCTCATAGCTTTCAAGCCATGCACTACTGGTCCTTAAAGCATACATGACCAATAATAGCAGGGTTGTCCTAATACATACAGTTTTACCTGATAAATACAAACATTACCTCACAGAAAAATGCGCAAAGAAATTCATTAAGTACTTTGATTTCAATGCTTTTAATAAAAGTACTTAACTGTCCAGCTCAACATGCTGTATAGACTGAAATTTCACATTAAGTGTAACGATTGTAGAGTATTtaagcaggcctgtattccctggggcggctgggcgactgagccgccccaactttttagtgatttttggcggctaagtactaagaattgcagtctaagctcattgaCTTGAACTTTCCAAGTTTGAAATCCAAAAactgttggaaattccaagaaCTATTTCACGAGCGTTCTATATTGCTTAGGGGCTTACACCGGCCCCAAACCCcaaggtgttcataactagtcgcttAACATTTGCCGCCCCAACTAGAGAATACAGGCCTGTATTTAATAAGGCAGCAGAGCTAACCGACCTGATACGGTTGCAGGGTGGTTGAAATCGTGGGGAGGACAACAACTAATTAGAAATCAGACTGaaaattgttaaagcagctaaaATATCATCATATAACCCGGATGTGTTTACAGATGTAGACTTTGTGGCAGCACATGTAACCGACATAGAATACTCGAGAGCTGAAAATAATGGGGCAGTTGAAACGGCGCCTTCACAGTCAACAGAAGCTACCGAGTCGACAAAAGCTACCGAGTCGACAGAAGCTACCGAGTCGACAGAAGCTACCGAGTCGACAGAAGCTACCGAGTCGACAGAAGCTACCGAGTCGGCAGAAGCTACCGAGTCGGCAGAAGCTACCGAGTCGACAGAAGCTACCGAGTCGACAGAAGCTACCGAGTCGACAGAAGCTACCGAGTCGACAGAAGCTACCGAGTCGACAGAAGCTACCGAGTCGACAGAAGCTACCGAGTCGACAGAAGCTACCGAGTCGACAGAAGCTACCGAGTCGACAGAAGCTACCGAGTCGACAGAAGCTACCGAGTCGACAGAAGCTACCGAGTCGACAGAAGCTACCGAGTCGACAGAAGCTACCGAGTCGACAGAAGCTACCGAGTCGACAGAAGCTACCGAGTCGACAGAAGCTACCGAGTCGACAGAAGCTACCGAGTCGACAGAAGCTACCGAGTCGACAGAAGACATAAGtgtaagaaaaatgtaaattcagTGACGGTGCTCACCAGACTAGGTGAAGTGTGTATGAAAAAACGGTAAACAAACGAATGAGTTTAGAATAATCAACTCCTGAGGCTGCCAGTAATAATTACAGCGGACAGTGCACACCAGCATGCTATCATAAACCACTGTGAGCATTGACACAAGGATGATAAAATGACAACAAACTATCAAATTCTACATGACACAAACTGCCTAGCCTTCTAACTCAGTATATTCTTGAGAAGAGATGAGCAGAAGATAAGCGCATAGCTAGAAGATATAGTTAATACCGACAGTACCTAGAGATACAGTAAACCAGTCATAACTGAGGGGAAGAAATAAGAGGAAATAAAAAAACCAGCCTTGTTCTCAAGTGTTGTCCACCCTCTCGGTTCGGTGTCAAGGGAGAGATGATAGAACTGGCTGTTGATGTAAAATGGATCACCAGATGAACTACCAATGTGAGCGAGCCTTGAAGAACCCGATGAATCTCTGGTAATCCCACCGTAGAGAAAACACGCATATTCTGTACACTCCAAAGCGTGTCCATATCTAACGGAAGATATACTACATTTCATAATGCCAAATTGTTTAAGGACATTGGAAACAAAtggtatttaaaatattattcaaagcattttatgtgcaataattACAAACACCACATCTCTAGTGAAACACCTCATCTGCATATTTGCTATTATCTTcatatttttaaatcttttaaataaaagtCAGAGTTCAAAATTACCAGGAAGATTGTTAAAACAGCAAACCAACTTAACAGTGTGAGTACCTCAATTATGCGTATACTATTAACAATACCACTGACCAATGGCAAAGAAGAATATTAATAATACCACTGACCAACAGTAAAGAAGAATATTAACTATGACATAGCAAAAGTCACAATGTGTACTAACAATGCCGCTAGTCAATGGAACACATGCAACGTCGTCAGCCAATAACAAACAAGAATACTGATAATGTCACTGGCCAATGACCTTGCAAGTCTGGATGAATCAAGTTACTAGAATGTCCAGCTTTTTTCGGACAGCTACTAAATATCAATGAGTATTATCTGAAGGCCATTATCTGAATGCCATGACTTAGACAGgaaattgatttaaaaatatGACTTGAGTTAATTCACAACTCCATTGGATACTAGTTATGCGAATACTAATTATTTGGATACGATTTATCTGGATACTAGTTATGCGGATAGTAGTTATGTGAATACTAGTTTTGCGGATACTAATAACCCAAATACTAGTTATCCGGATACTAGTACTCTGGATACTAGTTATCCAGATACTAGTACTCTGGATACTAGTTATCCGGATACTAGTATCCAGAGTACTAGTATCCGGATACTAGTACACTGGATACTAGTAATCCGGATACTGGTTATTTGAATACTCTAAAAAGGATTTCTGCTCTACTGAGTGTTAAATCTTGATTCAACTAATGTATAGCAAAAGTTGTCTACTCATTATAACATTCAACTTCCAATCAATATATCCTTTGCATAACGCATCCTCAAAATTTGTGTTCAACTAAACTAAACCAACTAAGCTATAATAATTATCAAATTGCCATTTGATAATTTTCTATCTGATATTTTACAGATATAAAAAGACCACGAAAATATTTGACCAAAATTACTTATCTGAATAAGCTAAGTTTGTGGGCAAATCATTATAAAAATCAGCgtaaaatcataaaaatcagcataaaatcattataaaaatCATTATAAAAATCAGTGTAAAATCATTATCAAAATCAGCgtaaaatcattataaaaatACTTCATCACTTGAATGAAGTTGCTTTATACTACAAAGCTATATGTTACGCAAAAATCGTGTTAAATATTGTTCAATGCAAGCTTGCACGGTGAACAACAGATTGACCGGTGATACCAATATATCATGGCCATTCAGCCTTCACAAACCATGGAAACACAAGCATGTTGAGTATGTTCTTCAACATGGAGGCTAAACCTGTGCTGAGGTTATTGAGgtaacatgattatattatctGGTCACCATGGTTGTCTGGTTAAATAATAATGAGTCATCAGAACATGGTATACAAAATGCTACTGattctattattttattacaaaaattggGATCACAATTGGCTAAGATAGGCTATTATTCTCATTatgataaatatgtatatatacacgcaCTGTATGACATAAACTTCTTAGAAATGGTAGACAACTTCTCACAAGATGCAGAGACCAAGCCTAATGTATTGGGAGTTATCAACTCCATTCAGATCATTGTGCGTACAACTAAATATTCAGGGCAAAAAATTTAGGATAGGTTTCAGCTAGCTCGGGACATCATACAGCTCCTGCATATCAAACTTGGAGAGGACACAACTCCTCCTTCTCTTAAATAGAGGCATCAGGCATCTTAATCATACCTAGCGGAGACTAGACTTCCAAGTAAGGTAAGGGAAGATGAGCTTTTGTTCCAAACTTGCATGTCATCAAGAAGCTTGCCCCCGGCTGTTACCCCTCCATGAATGTATATAGCCTGAGAGTTGCCACTACTAGCTGATTTGGAGCGACCCCGCATATAATCTGTAGTGTTGCCACAATTCTACAAAATTAAACTAGTTTTATATTACGGATTGGCCAGAGAAGTTATTGCAAATGTTGATGCAAATTCTTAGCCATTGAGCGACAGGTAGGAAAAGACATCAATCAAGTATTAACATATGAAGCTCTAGGAACATCTTTTGTACAAAGAAATTAACTAATATAGACAGACGAAATAGCGAcagatgaaaaataaatatcaaAGGAAGCCTGACAGAAGGAAATACTGATATTATTGtgtgaacagacagacagaatgttttaaaattgaaaagaaCTTTTGATCACAAACTTTtgaaaatttactaaaactttagaaaaaaatgaattCACTAGCATTTAAATAGAAGAGAACTGGGCAACTAGGTAGACGTACTGTCAGTTAACTAAAGAAAAGTAGCTTGAGCACACAACTACCAATTGATCTCCAAGCGAATATTAAAGATTAACAAACCAACATGAGCACACAACTACTAACAAGTTTGAGAGTAAACTGACCCGAGCACATGACAAGTTAGCctggcatggctctcgtggggattggagaaagagcctgggacacatagcgaaaaaaaggtaagataacttctgtaaaacgagcgacatatgttacatatgacgctcagactgatactaatggaagcgtgtcgttagattcgaatctcacgatgtattagatgtggcgcgtttaaagGCCTATTGTCACGGtcacgtgacttgatctagtaaaaagCTCTATATTTTTGAAAGACTGGGTGGTTACGTAACACCCcgtttgataataaaatgataagaaccataggttactattctcttgcgttttcacgttagcagtttcatttcctatactgataaaaaatggagcgattcaaaaattactatcaaagctaggcatagtcacactgTGACCAGAACAGTTTCAAGCTTTACAACCtattatcgcaggttttgaccaatttatagtttttcctactggcttcggaaagagtatttgctttcagatggtaccattttgcagtggtaggtccgagttgttctTAACTGTGACGAGTAATCATAATActcgcgagtaaaataaaactgagattactttttactagataaacttttctttactagcagcgtgcgattcatttttgttgttctattgctattcgtttgctatgtttgtattgttattgtgaattttttattcaattgatttaattttttattataattaaatcaaaacataatgaattgaacatatgaaaAAATATAACTTTCGTGAttaatttattatgcaaccaacatttcatacttactaaccgacgtttgtttgctgccaattcagattaaaaataatacataatacccgcgtagatcataaataagaccaTCACATGATAttccttcggaaataacgattgtgatattagcgacttcagaagttgacttttagagttgtcttccccgcgtgttgctatgtgtgccaggctctctctcccaatcccccacgagagccatgcccaggctaatgACAAGTACTTGGTCAGATAGTAAACCAACATGAGCACACCACTACTAAATGGGCTTGCAGCGAAgctttaaggttgacttgcaacaaaattcacaataccgttatttgatatgaaaagattcaccatgccttactctgttgtgttgtaggtgcaaaatatgtggaaaggtgatcacaagctcttaaaagctcaaaaacgaacagaaaatcacagccacacgagatcgccgtagtttggattccctttccaaaacggctcaaatgtgatgtaattGTGAGAGAGGATTTCTGTtaacactttcttgcaaccttattcgtcgaaatattttcacaaatatacttcacgcattcaataaaactatgtctattgttcttacacgtctgttttatcgtcatcgtaatgctgtcacttttagcactgatatcttataacttaccgtaaaaattcgtttaattttttagccttagcttgaaggagtacatatcattgtctgataatcatgacgagcctgttggtcacttgtgataatcgaaaagtgctgcagaaattatttgcgagttattgggtcacatgatcatattacgacttgacgatcgAATAacgccgaaacaaaactgtaaagtagcgaacatctatatttgatacggggtcttcggtaaaacccgaagtgtttgtcataagctagtgctacgacaagttttatattgagcttttattgacctttcaattcatgtgagaacatcctgtgacaagacaataaccaaactgtcatgactacgtcagagaaataaagagattccaatatacggcggcttttcgtttttgagctttttagagcttgtaatcacatttccacatatttggcaactacaacacaacagagtaagacatggtgaatcttttgataccaaataactgtaatgtgaattttgttgcaagtcagcctttaatGAGTAAATAACTACCAGGCTATTTAGCACATAAAAATGTATGttctaaaaaagtaaaaatataaccacaaaaatcatcaatttttaTGGTTGTATTTTAAGTACTATAAAAATTATTGATTTTTATGGTAATCCCTTTTACTTATGTTATTCTTTTCATAGAAATAGTGTGAAACTAGCAAAAAACAGGAGCAAACAGAATACTGACCTTCACTCGTACAGTTGATTGATAATGTTAGCTATAATAAGAAAAGGTGTG
Coding sequences within:
- the LOC137402563 gene encoding serine-aspartate repeat-containing protein I-like, encoding MSSVDSVASVDSVASVDSVASVDSVASVDSVASVDSVASVDSVASVDSVASVDSVASVDSVASVDSVASVDSVASVDSVASVDSVASVDSVASVDSVASVDSVASVDSVASVDSVASADSVASADSVASVDSVASVDSVASVDSVASVDSVAFVDSVASVDCEGAVSTAPLFSALEYSMSVTCAATKSTSVNTSGLYDDILAALTIFSLISN